Proteins encoded by one window of Dialister pneumosintes:
- a CDS encoding dihydroorotate dehydrogenase — protein MNMEVNFCGIKMKNPIIAASGTFGYGVEYKEYLDLNKIGAISVKGLGIVPWNGNEGVRIAETASGMLNCIGLENPGVEKFLSHYLPELKSYDVPIIANMVGKTAEEYGQVAKALTVPGVSAIEVNISCPNVTNGGIAFGTDPKEAAKVTWEVKRNTTLPVIVKLSPNVTDIVSVAKAVEEAGADAISLINTLMGMAIDAGTRRPILGNITGGLSGPAIKPVALRMVWQVRKAVQIPICGMGGIMTGKDVAEFMIAGADTVQVGTATLVTPTAIPQITEELLTWCKQNQVEDINSIVNTLRV, from the coding sequence ATGAACATGGAAGTCAATTTTTGTGGAATTAAGATGAAAAATCCTATTATTGCAGCATCCGGAACTTTTGGTTATGGTGTAGAATACAAGGAATATTTAGATTTAAATAAAATAGGAGCTATTTCTGTAAAAGGACTAGGGATTGTACCTTGGAATGGTAATGAGGGCGTTCGTATTGCTGAGACGGCTTCAGGAATGCTTAATTGCATCGGGTTAGAAAATCCGGGTGTAGAAAAATTTCTTTCACATTACTTGCCGGAATTGAAAAGTTACGATGTACCCATTATTGCAAATATGGTAGGAAAGACAGCTGAAGAATATGGTCAGGTGGCAAAAGCTCTTACCGTTCCGGGTGTAAGTGCGATAGAAGTAAATATTTCATGTCCTAATGTTACTAATGGAGGGATTGCTTTTGGTACTGACCCGAAAGAAGCGGCAAAGGTAACTTGGGAAGTGAAGAGAAATACTACACTTCCTGTCATTGTAAAACTGTCTCCCAATGTAACGGATATTGTTTCTGTTGCTAAAGCTGTTGAAGAAGCGGGGGCAGATGCTATTTCCTTGATTAATACATTGATGGGTATGGCTATTGATGCTGGAACCAGAAGGCCTATATTAGGAAATATTACCGGAGGTTTATCCGGACCTGCTATTAAACCGGTAGCTCTTCGGATGGTATGGCAAGTACGAAAAGCAGTTCAGATTCCTATTTGCGGTATGGGCGGTATTATGACTGGAAAAGATGTTGCCGAATTTATGATTGCCGGTGCGGATACTGTACAAGTAGGAACTGCAACTCTAGTTACTCCTACTGCGATTCCACAGATTACCGAAGAATTATTAACGTGGTGTAAGCAAAATCAGGTTGAAGATATTAATTCTATAGTGAATACTTTACGAGTATAG
- a CDS encoding AAA family ATPase yields the protein MTTFFPHVFGHNKIQQYLAAAIDNKRIANTILFYGEEGLGKSTAALDLASRITGTTRIWDEQIASHWLTVEGDNIESLYRSPDGKIFYMKPQHMELKMEQFRLLLENIIILDDTPHVCIIDEAQSMGAAIANAWLKTLEEPKENLFFILVSHDITRMLPTVISRAELYEFTSLDYQSFELFLNKQKKQLPDLQGRNYKDIYRISTGNPAIAIELFGENGMQCYDKAVRFWETITHSSLPYTQIFESNKKIDKKEFQQELLWCMSIGRNIMLLANIPEQAETITYITERERAIAQIWSDGKAEKALEILKVAYNACQRYISTKNILDMIVINLCLIKNGG from the coding sequence GTGACAACATTTTTTCCACATGTTTTTGGACATAATAAAATACAGCAATATTTGGCGGCGGCTATAGATAACAAAAGAATTGCCAATACGATTCTTTTTTATGGAGAAGAAGGACTTGGTAAGAGTACAGCGGCTTTAGATTTGGCATCTCGCATAACAGGAACAACACGCATTTGGGATGAGCAAATAGCCTCTCATTGGTTGACTGTAGAGGGAGATAATATAGAATCTTTATATAGATCTCCTGATGGGAAAATTTTTTACATGAAGCCACAACATATGGAATTAAAAATGGAGCAATTTCGCCTTTTATTAGAAAATATCATTATACTAGATGATACTCCGCATGTTTGTATTATTGATGAAGCTCAATCTATGGGAGCTGCTATTGCTAATGCATGGTTAAAAACATTAGAAGAACCTAAAGAAAATTTGTTTTTTATTCTTGTTTCTCATGACATTACACGAATGCTTCCTACTGTCATTTCACGTGCAGAACTTTATGAATTTACTTCTTTGGATTATCAGAGTTTTGAATTGTTTTTAAATAAACAGAAGAAACAGTTGCCTGATCTACAAGGAAGAAACTATAAAGATATATATAGAATTAGTACAGGTAATCCTGCTATCGCTATAGAATTATTCGGCGAAAATGGTATGCAATGTTATGATAAAGCTGTTCGATTTTGGGAAACGATAACTCATAGTTCCCTTCCTTATACTCAGATTTTTGAAAGTAATAAAAAAATTGATAAAAAAGAATTTCAACAAGAACTTCTATGGTGTATGTCTATAGGCAGAAATATTATGCTTTTAGCAAATATACCTGAACAAGCAGAGACAATTACCTATATTACAGAAAGAGAACGTGCGATAGCACAAATTTGGTCTGATGGGAAAGCAGAAAAAGCATTGGAAATACTAAAAGTAGCATATAATGCATGCCAAAGATACATTTCAACAAAAAATATACTGGATATGATAGTTATTAATTTGTGTTTGATAAAGAACGGAGGATAA
- a CDS encoding PSP1 domain-containing protein — MNQVAGVRFKRAGKIYYFSVDNIKVEVNDDVIVETSRGMEYGKVVVFPKQPNLFKPNAELRPVLRKATPQDLLQIQRNKEREQEAFDICKQKIKKLKCDMNLLRVEYTFDRNKIVFFFTAEGRIDFRDLVKELAAVFHTRIEMRQVGVRDEAKQVSGLGACGRTLCCATFLGEFAPVSIKMAKTQGLSLNPAKISGVCGRLMCCLRYEDDLYKCGEIKNKNCECPKKYIRPELSVGMKVMTDQGEGQITYVNNKNHTVRVQFDNEPPKTMLWKEIDACENK, encoded by the coding sequence GTGAATCAAGTAGCAGGAGTTCGTTTTAAACGTGCAGGAAAAATTTATTATTTTTCTGTTGATAATATAAAAGTAGAAGTTAATGATGATGTAATTGTAGAAACTTCTCGTGGCATGGAATATGGAAAAGTTGTTGTTTTTCCAAAGCAGCCCAATTTATTTAAACCTAATGCAGAATTGAGACCCGTTTTGCGTAAAGCAACACCACAGGATTTATTACAAATACAACGAAATAAAGAACGAGAACAAGAAGCTTTTGATATATGCAAGCAAAAAATAAAAAAACTAAAATGTGATATGAATCTTTTGCGTGTAGAATATACTTTTGACAGAAATAAAATTGTATTTTTCTTTACTGCAGAAGGTCGCATTGATTTTCGTGATTTAGTTAAAGAATTAGCTGCTGTTTTTCATACTCGTATTGAAATGAGACAGGTTGGGGTTCGTGATGAAGCCAAACAAGTTTCCGGATTAGGAGCTTGTGGACGAACATTATGTTGTGCTACTTTTCTTGGTGAGTTTGCTCCTGTCTCTATTAAGATGGCAAAAACACAGGGATTATCATTAAATCCCGCTAAGATTTCAGGGGTATGTGGACGTTTAATGTGTTGTCTTCGTTATGAAGATGATTTATATAAATGTGGAGAAATTAAAAATAAAAATTGTGAGTGTCCTAAAAAATATATTCGCCCTGAGCTTTCTGTCGGAATGAAAGTTATGACAGATCAAGGAGAAGGACAAATTACGTATGTAAATAATAAAAATCATACAGTAAGAGTACAGTTTGATAATGAACCACCAAAAACTATGTTATGGAAAGAAATTGATGCTTGTGAAAACAAATAA
- a CDS encoding tRNA1(Val) (adenine(37)-N6)-methyltransferase: MLVKTNKWELHEKERIDDLVRDGMRIIQRTDQFCFSLDSILLAHYVQIKAKERIVDLGTGTGVISLLLSALGAKDITALEINPIMVELAKRNVIANGKQHIIKVVECDYTKARELYPTGAFQSVVVNPPYREIGTGNTNSEPGKALACHEVGTSLSEVFHSAQYLLSYGGRLTMVHRADRLGDLIAIGREYYMEIKRIRPIYARVGHPACRILLEWKYGGHPEVIMEPPLFLHKEDGSYTDEILAIYGKGNIHV, encoded by the coding sequence ATGCTTGTGAAAACAAATAAGTGGGAATTACATGAAAAAGAGCGCATAGATGATTTAGTAAGAGACGGTATGCGTATTATTCAAAGAACAGATCAGTTTTGTTTTTCTTTAGATTCTATATTGTTAGCTCATTATGTACAAATAAAAGCGAAAGAACGTATAGTGGATCTAGGAACAGGAACCGGTGTAATTTCTTTATTGCTTTCTGCTTTAGGAGCTAAAGATATCACTGCACTTGAAATTAACCCTATTATGGTGGAGTTGGCAAAACGCAATGTTATTGCTAATGGGAAACAGCATATTATCAAAGTAGTAGAATGTGATTATACTAAAGCACGAGAATTATATCCGACAGGTGCTTTTCAGTCGGTAGTAGTGAATCCACCTTATCGAGAAATTGGGACAGGCAATACAAATAGTGAGCCGGGAAAAGCTTTAGCTTGCCATGAGGTAGGAACCTCTCTTTCTGAAGTCTTTCATTCCGCACAATATTTATTATCATATGGAGGACGATTAACGATGGTACATCGTGCGGATCGTTTAGGAGATTTAATTGCTATCGGTAGAGAATATTATATGGAAATTAAACGTATACGACCTATATATGCAAGAGTTGGGCATCCTGCGTGTCGCATTCTTTTAGAATGGAAATATGGAGGTCATCCGGAAGTAATTATGGAACCACCTTTATTTTTACATAAAGAAGATGGTTCTTATACCGATGAAATACTTGCAATTTATGGAAAGGGGAACATACATGTTTGA
- the rsmI gene encoding 16S rRNA (cytidine(1402)-2'-O)-methyltransferase, producing the protein MFEIKAGTLYLVPTPIGNLSDMTERAISVLQQVDYIAAEDTRHSGILLKHLDIHVPMISYHEHNKNEMGPRLIKKLKDGLSIAQLSDAGMPVISDPGADLVKLALEAAIEVVPLPGPNAALTALIASGLDARQFTFIGFLPKTTAKSDKLIAQVKSLFMTLIFYEAPHRLKSTLKYLEKQLGNRNAVLARELTKKFETFSRGRLQTLIEQLEETPARGEYVVLIEGKTEQEIEQEEQAADWREYALELTKEMSLKEAARQAAKKYNLSRRNIYQYLLSTKNPLN; encoded by the coding sequence ATGTTTGAAATAAAGGCAGGGACTTTGTACTTAGTTCCCACACCTATTGGAAATCTTTCGGATATGACAGAACGTGCCATATCTGTATTACAGCAGGTAGATTATATTGCTGCGGAAGATACCAGACATTCAGGGATTTTATTAAAACATTTAGATATACATGTTCCGATGATTTCTTATCATGAACATAATAAGAACGAAATGGGGCCTCGTTTAATAAAAAAATTGAAGGACGGATTATCGATTGCACAATTGAGTGATGCCGGGATGCCTGTGATTTCCGATCCCGGTGCAGATTTAGTAAAACTAGCACTGGAAGCTGCTATTGAAGTGGTACCGCTTCCGGGACCTAATGCCGCATTAACAGCACTTATTGCTTCCGGTTTAGATGCCAGACAATTTACTTTTATTGGCTTTTTACCTAAAACTACGGCTAAATCTGATAAATTAATAGCACAAGTAAAATCATTATTTATGACACTTATTTTTTATGAAGCACCGCATCGACTAAAATCTACTTTGAAATATTTGGAAAAGCAATTAGGAAATAGAAATGCAGTTTTAGCTAGAGAGCTAACAAAAAAATTTGAAACTTTTTCTAGAGGTAGATTGCAAACCTTAATTGAACAATTAGAAGAAACTCCTGCCAGAGGTGAATATGTTGTTCTTATAGAAGGTAAGACTGAGCAAGAAATAGAACAAGAAGAGCAGGCAGCGGATTGGAGAGAATATGCTCTTGAATTAACAAAAGAAATGTCACTTAAAGAGGCGGCACGTCAAGCAGCCAAAAAATATAATTTATCTCGTAGAAATATTTATCAATATTTACTTTCTACTAAGAATCCTTTAAATTAG
- the metG gene encoding methionine--tRNA ligase has protein sequence MSEQGKFYITTPIYYPSAKLHIGHTYCTTIADSMARFHRLDGDEVFFLTGSDEHGQKIQEKAEAEGVTPIAYTNKIVEMFKELWKELNITHDDFIRTTEERHIQVVQELFQRSYDKGDIYLGKYEGWYCVPDETFWPENKLTEDHICPDCGRPLQRVSEEAYFFKMSKYANRWLDFVEANPNFIQPESRRNEMIQFVKKGLEDLCVSRTSFSWGVPVPFDTKHVVYVWFDALSNYLTAAGILDDKEKFKKFWPADVHLVGKEIVRFHSIIWPIMLMSLGIELPKKVYGHGWLIVDGEKMSKSRGNVIDPIPLIHEFGSDAIRYYLLNDIQLGQDGNFSRERLINRINSDLSNDLGNLLYRTLSMVEKYDNGVLYQGDASVDEKVLEAVKNIEKQAIDTLSTFKTNMYNWEINDALRGVWSFVRSLNKLIDVTEPWVLAKQEDKKSALQSVLYHLAEGLRYVSLLVAPIIPLGAEKIWNQLGLSAFENATYADLTWGQIPNGTVTKKEAPIYPRIDMEEVKETVEEKVETSIVDTSIEPIKPDISFDEFCNVDLRVAKVLTAEKVKKSKKLLKITVSLGNEERTVVSGISQHYAPEELIGKHVIFVANLKPAKLMGIESQGMILAATNDDKLIVPTVDISAGSRVK, from the coding sequence ATGTCAGAACAAGGAAAATTTTATATTACAACACCGATTTATTATCCGAGTGCTAAATTACATATTGGACATACTTACTGTACTACTATTGCAGACAGTATGGCTCGTTTTCATCGGTTAGATGGGGATGAAGTTTTCTTTTTAACGGGTTCTGATGAACATGGACAAAAGATTCAGGAAAAAGCGGAAGCAGAAGGGGTAACTCCTATTGCATACACTAATAAAATAGTAGAAATGTTTAAGGAACTTTGGAAAGAACTGAATATTACTCATGATGATTTTATTCGTACAACAGAAGAGCGACACATACAAGTTGTACAAGAGTTATTCCAACGGTCTTATGACAAGGGGGATATCTATTTAGGAAAATATGAAGGCTGGTATTGTGTTCCTGATGAAACATTTTGGCCTGAAAACAAATTGACAGAAGATCATATTTGTCCGGACTGTGGACGTCCGTTGCAACGTGTAAGTGAAGAAGCATATTTTTTTAAAATGTCTAAATATGCAAATCGTTGGTTGGATTTTGTTGAGGCAAATCCGAATTTCATTCAGCCCGAAAGTCGTCGGAATGAAATGATTCAATTTGTAAAAAAGGGATTGGAGGACTTATGTGTATCTCGCACAAGTTTTTCTTGGGGAGTACCGGTTCCTTTTGATACTAAACATGTCGTTTATGTTTGGTTTGATGCTTTATCTAACTATTTGACAGCAGCCGGAATATTAGATGATAAAGAAAAATTTAAAAAATTTTGGCCGGCAGATGTTCATTTGGTGGGAAAAGAAATTGTACGATTCCATTCCATTATTTGGCCTATCATGCTTATGAGTCTTGGTATTGAGTTACCTAAGAAAGTGTATGGACATGGTTGGCTTATCGTTGATGGGGAAAAAATGTCAAAATCAAGAGGGAATGTCATTGATCCGATTCCTTTGATTCATGAATTTGGCTCTGATGCTATACGATATTATTTGCTTAATGATATTCAACTTGGACAAGATGGAAATTTTAGTAGAGAGCGTTTAATCAATCGCATCAACTCTGATTTATCTAATGATTTAGGGAATTTGCTTTACCGTACACTTTCTATGGTAGAAAAATATGATAATGGAGTTCTTTATCAAGGAGATGCTTCTGTAGACGAAAAAGTTTTGGAAGCAGTAAAAAATATAGAAAAGCAAGCAATTGATACTTTAAGTACTTTTAAAACTAATATGTATAATTGGGAAATTAATGATGCATTGCGAGGCGTTTGGTCTTTTGTGCGTTCATTAAATAAATTGATTGATGTGACAGAACCTTGGGTTTTAGCAAAACAAGAGGACAAGAAATCTGCATTGCAATCCGTTTTATATCATTTGGCGGAAGGTCTCCGTTATGTATCTTTGTTGGTAGCTCCTATCATTCCACTAGGAGCAGAAAAGATTTGGAATCAATTAGGATTATCTGCATTTGAAAATGCAACTTACGCAGACTTAACTTGGGGGCAAATTCCAAATGGGACTGTAACTAAGAAAGAAGCTCCTATTTATCCTCGTATTGATATGGAAGAAGTAAAAGAAACGGTAGAAGAGAAAGTGGAAACATCTATTGTAGATACAAGTATTGAACCTATTAAGCCGGACATATCTTTTGATGAATTTTGCAATGTAGATTTACGTGTTGCCAAGGTATTAACTGCTGAAAAAGTTAAAAAATCTAAAAAATTACTAAAAATAACAGTTTCTTTAGGTAATGAAGAAAGAACTGTTGTGAGCGGAATATCTCAACATTATGCACCGGAAGAATTGATTGGAAAACATGTTATTTTTGTAGCTAATTTAAAGCCGGCTAAGTTAATGGGGATTGAATCACAAGGGATGATTCTTGCAGCAACTAATGATGATAAATTAATAGTACCTACTGTAGATATTTCTGCAGGAAGTCGAGTTAAATGA
- a CDS encoding TatD family hydrolase — MMHFFDTHAHLYDARLIADIDSILQPADNQVDFIVCPSENLETAFQTILLANRYREVYAACGIHPLMVEHITLEEWNELLNKVKNLPKVVALGETGLDYHEKTVDKELQKKWFIRHIEAAIEFNLPLIIHNRKAHGDLLEILKRYKKSLRGIMHGYSGSVELAKELIKLGFYISFSGSITFTNSRRIREVVRQLPLEKILLETDSPFQTPMSRRDEVNTPRNIVYIAEAVAQIKNTSVEQVAKITYQNAQCIYNIIM, encoded by the coding sequence ATGATGCATTTTTTTGATACACATGCACATCTTTATGATGCAAGACTTATAGCAGATATAGACTCTATATTACAACCCGCTGATAATCAAGTAGATTTTATTGTTTGTCCTTCTGAAAATTTAGAAACGGCTTTTCAAACCATTCTATTAGCAAATCGATATAGAGAAGTATATGCAGCTTGTGGAATACATCCTTTAATGGTAGAACATATTACTTTAGAGGAGTGGAATGAACTTCTTAATAAAGTTAAAAATTTACCAAAGGTGGTCGCATTAGGCGAAACCGGTTTAGATTATCATGAAAAAACTGTAGATAAAGAGTTACAAAAGAAATGGTTTATTCGTCATATAGAAGCGGCTATAGAATTCAATCTTCCTCTAATTATTCATAATAGAAAAGCACATGGAGACTTATTAGAGATTCTAAAAAGATACAAAAAAAGTTTAAGAGGTATTATGCATGGGTATAGTGGAAGTGTAGAGTTGGCAAAAGAATTGATTAAGCTTGGATTTTATATTTCTTTTTCAGGCTCTATTACTTTTACAAATAGCAGACGTATTCGTGAGGTTGTTCGGCAATTACCGTTAGAAAAGATTTTGCTGGAAACGGATAGTCCGTTTCAAACGCCCATGAGTAGAAGAGATGAAGTCAATACACCAAGAAATATTGTGTATATAGCAGAAGCTGTTGCTCAAATTAAAAATACTTCTGTTGAGCAAGTTGCAAAAATAACTTATCAAAATGCACAATGTATTTATAATATTATTATGTAA
- the rfaE2 gene encoding D-glycero-beta-D-manno-heptose 1-phosphate adenylyltransferase: MRCEGEKFLQEQMPNRKVAVIGDIMLDKYITGDVNRISPEAPVPVSVVTRQRAVLGGAANTAANLAALGCQVFIAGLIGMDENGATIKNLLAEVGIDSVGLMTLSDYKTTTKVRILGAKQQMLRLDFEEKYQISGEIEKQVDKWIERLKENHIDSIVISDYGKGLITESLSQRIIQAANEKGIPVLVDPKGTMWEKYDSAYAITPNLKELSDCVGSIVANEDEAITTAGLEVLKKYHLKNVVVTRSEKGLTSIQRDSVIHCPAQVQDVFDVSGAGDTVMAILATMAGTDLSMKTVLTIANVAAGISVSHVGTYSVSREAVIEKWKKETHKKSFKSAPISVKELKNKIKEWQSKGETVVFTNGCFDILHRGHVTYLIQAASLGKHLIVGLNTDSSVRRLKGEHRPINNELDRAFMVSSLRCVDEVVLFDEDTPAQLLSELCPDILVKGGDYKKEDVIGREYAKDVKILPFVKGYSTTGIISHIQKGTN, translated from the coding sequence ATGAGATGTGAGGGCGAAAAATTCCTACAAGAGCAAATGCCTAATAGGAAAGTTGCTGTTATAGGCGATATCATGTTGGATAAATATATTACAGGAGATGTAAACCGTATTTCTCCGGAAGCTCCTGTTCCTGTAAGTGTAGTGACCAGGCAACGTGCAGTATTAGGTGGTGCAGCTAATACCGCAGCTAACTTGGCAGCTTTAGGTTGTCAGGTATTTATTGCAGGTCTAATTGGGATGGATGAAAATGGAGCTACCATAAAAAATTTATTAGCAGAAGTAGGTATTGATAGTGTAGGTCTTATGACTTTATCTGATTATAAAACTACGACAAAAGTACGTATTTTAGGTGCTAAACAGCAGATGCTTCGACTTGACTTTGAAGAAAAATATCAAATAAGTGGGGAAATAGAAAAGCAGGTTGATAAATGGATAGAAAGATTAAAAGAAAATCATATTGATAGCATTGTTATATCTGATTATGGTAAAGGTTTAATTACTGAATCTTTATCACAGCGTATTATTCAAGCAGCTAACGAAAAGGGGATCCCCGTATTAGTAGATCCGAAAGGTACTATGTGGGAAAAATATGATTCGGCATATGCTATTACTCCTAATCTAAAAGAGTTATCTGATTGTGTAGGAAGTATCGTTGCTAATGAGGATGAAGCGATAACGACTGCAGGACTTGAAGTATTGAAAAAATATCATTTAAAAAATGTAGTAGTTACTCGTTCAGAAAAAGGTCTTACTTCTATACAAAGAGATTCTGTAATACATTGTCCGGCACAAGTGCAAGATGTATTTGATGTATCCGGTGCCGGCGATACCGTTATGGCTATTTTAGCTACAATGGCAGGTACAGATTTATCTATGAAAACTGTACTTACTATTGCAAATGTAGCAGCCGGTATATCAGTTTCTCATGTAGGTACTTATTCGGTTTCTCGTGAAGCTGTTATAGAAAAATGGAAAAAAGAAACTCATAAAAAATCATTTAAATCAGCACCCATTTCTGTAAAGGAACTTAAAAATAAAATTAAAGAATGGCAATCCAAAGGAGAAACGGTTGTTTTTACTAATGGCTGTTTTGATATATTGCATCGTGGACATGTTACGTATCTTATACAAGCAGCCTCATTAGGGAAACATTTAATTGTTGGACTAAATACAGATAGTTCGGTAAGAAGGCTTAAAGGAGAACATCGTCCTATAAATAATGAATTAGATAGAGCATTTATGGTTTCTTCTCTGCGTTGTGTGGATGAAGTAGTTCTTTTTGACGAAGATACTCCTGCACAGCTCTTATCAGAACTTTGTCCTGATATTCTTGTAAAAGGTGGAGATTATAAAAAAGAAGATGTCATAGGGCGTGAATATGCAAAAGATGTCAAAATCCTTCCTTTTGTAAAAGGGTACTCTACTACCGGTATTATTTCTCATATACAAAAAGGTACAAATTGA